A window of Sporohalobacter salinus genomic DNA:
GAAGAAGAATTTGATGCTATGTATAGAGCAAAAGAAGAATCGAGGAAATATGCAGAAGAAATAGCTGAAAAAGAGAGCGACTATTATTTGATACCGCCTGGAGGAGCTTCACCTATTGGAACTATTGGATTTATTAATGGATATCTAGAAATGAAAGAGCAGGAATTTAATCAAAATATAAACATAACTGATATCTTTCATCCAACAGGTACAGGTGGTACTTTAGGTGGCTTAACAGCAGCCCATGAATATTTGAATGATGATATAAATATTCATGGAATTAATGTTAGTCATAAAGACAATAGTTATTTAGATGAAGTAGCAGAATTAGCCAATAATGCACTAGAAGTGCTTGGAATTGAAAGTAATGTGCAAAGAGAAGATATAAAAGTAGATAATAATTATGTTGGTGAAGGCTATGAAATTCCAAGTAATGCAGCCAACAATGCTATTAAAATATTTGCAAAAAATGAGGGAATATTTTTAGATCCTGTTTATACAGGAAAAGCTGCTTCTGCATTATTAGATTATATAGAAAAAGGTAAAATAGAAGAAGGAGCAAATGTATTGTTTTGGCATACTGGTGGAACAACCGGTTTGTTTGCCGAGCCTAAAATGCTTGGGAATTTATTAGACTAGTATATTGGGGGTTATAATAATGGCAATTGATTTTGATAAAGTTATTGATAGGTCAGATAATTATTCTGCAAAATGGGAAGAGATAGAAGAAAATTTTGGTTCAGCAGATGCTTTACCATTTTGGGTTGCAGATATGGACTTTAAATCACCAGAGCCAGTAATTGAAGCATTAGAAGAAAGAGCTAAACAAGGTATTTATGGATATACTATAAGACCAGAAAGTTATAATCAAGCAATAATTGATTGGTTTAACAAGAGACATGACTGGAATATTAAAGCAGATTGGATAAATTATAGTCCTGGTATTGTACCTGCTTTAAGTTTTCTTATTAGATCACTTGCTAATCGTGGAGATAAAGTTTTAATTCAGCCACCTGTGTATTATCCTTTCTATAATGTAATAGAAAAAAATGGATGTCATGTTACTAAAAATTCTTTATCATTAGAAGATGGTCATTATGAAATTGATTTTGATGATTTTGAAGAAAAAGCAAAAGACCCTAGAGTTAAAATTTTTATTCTTTGTTCTCCTCATAATCCTGTAGGACGGGTTTGGACAGAAGAGGAGCTAGAAAGAATTGGAAATATATGTTTAGAGAATAATATTACTGTAATATCTGATGAAATTCACTGTGATTTAGTATATTCTGGGAATCAACATACTCCTTTTGCTTCTATTTCAGAGGATTTTGCACAAAACTCTATAACTTGTATTGCTCCGAGCAAAACTTTTAATCTTGCTGGATTACAAGCATCTTCAATTGTTATTCCAAATGAAGAAATTAGAAAAGAGTTTACTAATATGATTGAAACTTTTGATCTAAAACGCAATAATGCTTTTTCAGCAGTTGCAGTAGAAACTGCTTATACTGAAGGAGAGGAATGGTTAGATAGTTTATTAGAATATCTAGAGGAT
This region includes:
- a CDS encoding 1-aminocyclopropane-1-carboxylate deaminase/D-cysteine desulfhydrase, whose translation is MYSLVNYNDLKFKIENINKAKLGFLPTKLHKLDNLSQKYGVNIYIKRDDLIGFSTFGGNKIRKLEYLFGDILAQEAKYVFTYGATQSNHAMQTAIACRKYGLKPILYLVDVLNEEIDFPRANMLLDEIMEAEIKVIEMTEGEEEFDAMYRAKEESRKYAEEIAEKESDYYLIPPGGASPIGTIGFINGYLEMKEQEFNQNINITDIFHPTGTGGTLGGLTAAHEYLNDDINIHGINVSHKDNSYLDEVAELANNALEVLGIESNVQREDIKVDNNYVGEGYEIPSNAANNAIKIFAKNEGIFLDPVYTGKAASALLDYIEKGKIEEGANVLFWHTGGTTGLFAEPKMLGNLLD
- a CDS encoding MalY/PatB family protein, encoding MAIDFDKVIDRSDNYSAKWEEIEENFGSADALPFWVADMDFKSPEPVIEALEERAKQGIYGYTIRPESYNQAIIDWFNKRHDWNIKADWINYSPGIVPALSFLIRSLANRGDKVLIQPPVYYPFYNVIEKNGCHVTKNSLSLEDGHYEIDFDDFEEKAKDPRVKIFILCSPHNPVGRVWTEEELERIGNICLENNITVISDEIHCDLVYSGNQHTPFASISEDFAQNSITCIAPSKTFNLAGLQASSIVIPNEEIRKEFTNMIETFDLKRNNAFSAVAVETAYTEGEEWLDSLLEYLEDNLTFLEDFFKKEIPEVEVIHPEGTYLVWLDFRELGMTPEELEDFMIEEANVALDHGNWFGPEGNGFERINIACPRSLLKDGLERIRDAVKKL